The Portunus trituberculatus isolate SZX2019 chromosome 50, ASM1759143v1, whole genome shotgun sequence genome includes the window gagtgtgggatcgggcagtcgtccatgtgtaggttcgaatcccaccacgtacagccttaaacactgccatttcttgagtggtttaaagttacctacatgtcaccatgttACCCAGGttgtaggtggttacacccaagatgagcttcaggATGGGTcctaatataggtaccactataaataaaattgccagcgccactaatgggtggaagctgaacaactcttcccatacactcttcaagtatgcttacaggtgctataggccttaacgttaaaaaaaaaaataaataaataaatgacatacAACCCTGTCTGAGAAATAACATCAAACAAAATGCTGTGGGAGACATACAATGGTTCTACCACGTGGGTTCATCAGAGTGAGGTCCTTGTCCAAGTTGACATTGGCCAGCATCTCCAGAATGATGTCAAATTTTTCTGCACCAAGGTTCTTAAGGTACTGAGGGTCACGGTGGTTGAAGACTTCATGGGCACCAGTTGCCTTCACTAGGGAGATCCCCTCATCAGTGCCGGCCGTCCCCACCACATGAAGGCCTGTCGGTGCAGTGCATTAGAGGTTATAGTCAAGAGGCCTTACAGTTACTTTCTGAAACTGCAGCCTTAATGCAAACTTTCATAATGTTAAGCTAATAATTTAagttgaaaataacaaaattaagTTTCCATATATGCAGAGACAGCCAAATGTAGGCTTGATGGCTTCTTAGAGCTTCCCTCAGTTTATATTCTCATCTTTGCTGGTAATAGAGATCAAATTCTGACAGACGACCCATAACATTCATTATTAGACCAGTCATAAAACTTGTGCCACATTGTTGACTGATGTCTGATTATCATCCAAAATATGTATATGTCAGCATGATCTGTGAATGGCTAGAATTAACTAACCCAGTTCTCTGCCCATCTGAACAGCTGCCAGCCCCACACCTCCACTGGCTCCATGCACCAGCAGCCTCTCCCCCTTCTTGGCCTTGGCTCTGCAGACATTAATAACACTCAATGATGAGAATTGTATCTAAGTTGGATTTTAGGAAAGAAAACCTTCACATGCTTGCACAATAAGATGGTGAAGCATGTAAATGGAAGAGATATGCAAGTTGAAATTCTGGACCTTCCTATCtgattctatattttctctctcctgtgatGAAATTTTTCAAGGAGGAGGTTTCTGGACACTTCTCTTTTGATTTTggatgacaatttttttttttttttttttttttaagggactGGCAGTTCAGTCgggctttccttttctctcttaccaTTGGCCAGTCCCCttttatataaggaaaaaaagttatacaTCCTTAGCTGCTTATGTCTGATGCTACTCACTTAAGGATGAGAGCCCGGCAGGCAGTGAAGTAAGGAATGCCTATACTTGCACCCTCCTCAAAACTCAAATTTTCTCCCAGGGGAAACACTCGCGTCTCATGAGCACTAGTGAGGCTTGCCAGTGTTCCGCTGCGTGTGTTGATGGAGCAGAACACACGGTCCCCAAGCTGGAAGATATTAATGTAGTAAAACCTCCATCAGGCTGCAGTTCATGGTGCTTGTGTTATTCAGATTTGATACAAACCTGACTACTGCATAAACAAACTTTTGAAACACTTTATATGATAGTCACAAGTGGATTGGTTTGATTTGTTCTGCAATGTTAAAAACTCTCATACCTCACTTTCAAGGCTTTCAACTGCTTTAATTTTGTTCATGGTAttagctgtttgtttatccGAGTGTGAGGTGGCATCTCTCTTATCTTTAGTGAGCTGAAGCATAGATAGAGAGTGGCACAAAAGCAAATGTTGTTAAAAGGTTGAGTTTGATATATGGTATTGGTGATGTTTGAtgcaaattttctctctctctctctctctctctctgtctctctctctctctctctctctctctctctctctctctctctctctctctctctctctctctctctctctctctctctctctctccagattttATGTAAATAAGAGTGTAATCTTTTTTGTGAAAGGATAAGAGTTTATTAGATTTGCATCAATGTCTGATATGCAAGGAGTGAGAATCTTTAAATCAATGGGAAGTAAATCAGACTAATTATTGCTATGGTttcttaaaaacaaaaaacaaaaacaaaaacagcactCATGGGAGAACAAAGCTTTTCAAAACACATGTCCCAGTGATAGGAAGTGATAACTTAGCTACTGAAAGAAAACTTACCTTGAATTTAGTAACCTTAGTGCCGAGGGCCTCCACCACCCCTGCACCATCCTTGCCTGGGACGTAGGGCAGCTCAGGCAGGCTGGCATACATGCCCTCCCGTATGTAGGTGTCCACTGGATTGATTCCGCTAGCATGTATTTTGATCAGTACCTGTTGATGGGCATTACAGTTACCCAACACACTATGCACACCCCTCATGTTCTTTATACATTGCCATTTCCTTGGATATTCAGGATCTTGTTACCAAGTTAGTATAGAAAGAGTTAATTGGCACCTGTATTGTCTTTAAGTACAGTtgtagaagacaggaaggacaaAAGCAGTTTCCTAACTTCAGACCAACTTCTACAACTCATTCTGTGTAGCAATGCATGTTTTGGTGGGTTACTTTCAAGGCAATGCAATGGTGGGAGAGACCAAGTAGGACTTTTACTTGCCTAAACTAAAATTACTCTGGCTCATTACCAGTGCATAAACATCATTTAACATTTCATGGGGATATACATTAGTCACAAAAAATTAGTCAATTCATTACTCATACAAAAATTTGCAGTTTTGTGGACTTAAACATTACATCTCTATGCATCTCTAACATTACATCTCTATGCATAACAATGGTAAACTTTGGATAAAACATTCTTTTATTAAGGCAAAAACTTATCTTCCATGTCATTGTTTATGAGTTAGATAGCTATTCCCTTCTATAATGGCTATGTGTCTAAAGAATATTGTTCCTTTCATCGCCAGCCTTGAGGAGTGGACACACACCTCATGGTCCTGGACGGATGGTGCCGGCATATCTGCCTccaccttcatcttcttcacacCACCAAACTCACGCACAACAATGGCTCTCATCACGGCGGCCATGGAGCTCCTCAACATCTGTAAGTAACACAAATAGTAACTTATTGTCCCCTAGTCTAATGTCTATTACCAGGGTTTTCCCATTtaattctttaatgaaattaaCAATTTAATCGTCGTAACATTTTGgaaatcttgtttatcttcAATTAACTTCTATGAATCTGCAGAAAAAGTATACAAAGATATAATTTAAACATGTGCAtgcattattagcattattacatAAATCTTGATTAGCTGGAATTGAAATAACTGTGCACTCATTATAAATGAAGGTTAAATATATCATTGAAATTTTAAGGTGAGAATTGAGACTGACAAGGTATTTCAATAACATGTACATTctagagtaagaaaataaaaaaaagatggtcaaatgaaaaataatacttcAATCTGAGAGGGATGAGGTTTGCCGAAAATTTATAGGGATATTTTACTCCTTTTAAAATGACCTAATGCAAATATTGGTTCTTAGTGTTTGTACTAtagttcccttccttcttttctacacCTCCATTCGATTTGCAATGAATTTTGTAAAATAACCTCTGTCAGAATGAACTTAGGTCCTGTGCACAACGAATCCTGATCGAGGTGCTTCCGTCTGTCTAGTATTCCTAAGCCAGGCATTTACAGTATGTCAGTCAGTAAGAGCGAGCGATGTGGACAACTCAGGGCACCCAACATTCTACTTTAGTCGTTTTATAGATTTTTGGAGATGTATTCCGAAATTCTGTGGCGTGACTAGaaattaacacaaacacaccatgaTACCATTAGATGGGTATCTTGCGTGTCCAGgccctcgtcatcatcattacgaTACATTTTAGACTAGCTCCGAGTTTCAGTATAATGATGGATAATAACATCACCCGGCAATAATGTTAGCCAAGGAATGAATGCGTCACGTCATAAGCCACCAGTGACAGACTTTTAACATCACGATGACTTAACACCTTGCGATGCCTTTCTGTACCCTGTATGACAGCTCTCCCCCAAAGGCCACAATACTGCCTGAAGCCCCACACCGCAAACGCCTCCTGTAGGTGAATCCCTTGCCACTTACTGAAGAGTGTAGTGGAGGTCTAAACAGCGGTATCAGTCTGGCTGGGTACGTCCGCAAGCCGCTCAGCCGCCGCCTCAGTGTTGCCAGTGTTTAAATTGTTTTATCTGCTTATCTTCTGCTCGAAAGCCCTTTCGCTCAAATTAAATCGTACAACAAAGCAGCTCGGAAATTATTTTACGTAAAGTTCCATAGAGGCTTTTAAGTGATCGAGGAAGAGTAAGTGGGAGATCACAGTTAGGACGCCAAGGTATGCAGAGTGGCGGGAATGAATCAGACATATATTGCCCACCTGTAAGATTGACATTGTGCATGCAGAGGTAAAGGCAGCTGACTCTGGAGGGGGAGACGCCAGCGATGAACTTGAGGCACACGGCCACGCGATGAGGCAACGTTCTTGGGAATTAaactatgaaaataaaacacttgTAGTGGAGTAATCTGGAGGAATTGGTTTGTAATATCAGGATAAATACAGCTTGCATAGCACCTGCAAATATTGATTTCTTCTTGGACAAGagcaagaaatataataagGCCTTGGGAGAGATCTGCTGCCACTATGAAAAAcgtgaggatggtgagaggaagacaaattcttcctcttgctatatattatgtatattctCCAGAGAGGCAAAAGATTAGAATGATTTACGCAGGGACCCCCACCacgtgtggtctcagtcctacccgaagatcggtctatgagctctgagctcgctccgtaatggggtgaccagcagacgaccgaggtgaaaaatacacacacacacacacacacacacactcttaatgtgtggtgtgtggcccctgttcacctagctgtaaataggtacgggatgtaactcgaggagttgtggcctcgctttcccggtgtgtggagtgtgtggtctcagtcctacccgaagatcggtctatgagctctgagctcgctccgtaatggggaagactggctgggtgaccagcagacgaccaaggtgaattacaccacacacacacacacacacacacacacacacacacacacacacacacacacacacacacacacacacacacacacacacacacacacacaccacgtaatgTAGCGATTATCAGGTAAGGCTCACAACGAAGACGGCTcggtcgggttcgagtcccagggaGGACAAGGCATGTGTGCGAGCCTCTGCAGTGTATAGGATATATAGCCCTTGTTCAGCTAGCAGCTATCGTACAGGATGTAACCCGGGATTTTGTTGCCTccttgtctcggtgtgtggtgtgtgaataTGATCTCAAGATGTCATTCCCTAGACCTCATTCCGTAGGGAAGCGACTTGATTTAAGTGAACGACATACCCAGGGATAGGTGGGTGAAAAACTATAGTTCTCGCCTAATCGCCGATTGGTGCGTGATAAGAGAGAACGGAGTCCTTGTCTGACAGAGTAGGTAGGGAAGACTTGCGAGGTGCAGTACTACTGTATCTCGCTGGATGTAACTCACTGTACCCTCAAGACCTTTCCTATAAACAAATTAAGTGCACATGTCGATCACATAATGTGGATAGTCGAAATGGACATTCAAACTCTGTGAATATGGTAATCACAGTAACCCTTGCTGTCTATTGCCTTCACAGTCTCTCTCCTCAAGTTGCTGGAGGTCCGTCCACTCGCTCTGCTCCGCCTGCTGGCAGTTAAATACCGGATGAGTTGTATtagcttttatatatattttttttttcagtaatctgCTTCTTTGGTGAAGATGCAACTTATGATTTCGTGCTAGAGCCTACACGCCCTGATGGCTGATACATATACCCGTATATCGTAAATAATTGCAATACCCAAATAATAAAGTAATTGGATAGTGTAATACCTATATCTCGATCTGGATGATAAAGTGGGAtgaaaagtagataaaatagataaagaaaaagatggtgGGAAGCGAAATGTggaagaaatatgagataaaAGTGTGTGGGCTTAGAGAATCTGACGAATTTATTGTACATTGAGTttgattcattttatttttgttcattgtaTCTATGCacttattgattttctttgtgAAGGCCATTACTTCATAATAAGGTACAACGTACACTTGTATAGGCTGCCATTTATATGAGCATTTCCGCACAAAAATGTTAGCATTTCTTCTTAATTGGGCCATGGTGATccggagtaaaaaaaaaattagtgcgGATATACGAAGCACACTGCGCTAGGAGGAAGACGCGTTCACTGATCTTTTAATGTTTCGTAGAGACTGGTGTAAGTATACGTGTGGGACATGATTTTATTTCTGAAATgacatttttagtgttttagtcGCACATTAAGCTGCAGGCTGCTTTTATATTTCTATGAATGAGTATAGCTAGGATAtatacggtatatatatatatatatatatatatatatatatatatatatatatatatatatatatatatatatattaaacgaTCGAATGAAATTTTATGAATTTGGACTTTCACCCAACCAATGAACATGTGATATATAGCGTTTTTGTGGCTAGAATGGTATTGAATTGGTTGATGGTGTATACCATTTCCGGCCCAAAGTTTTAGTTTCAAAGTTTATTTAGGCGCAAATGCATATTTTCCAAGTTATATGACTTTTCAACTATAATGATTCCATGCCTACTTCTCATTCCTAAAGAGCTTAGGCCTGGGACCTGTGGGAAATCGGTGTTTTTGGGGGGTAAGGGAAAATTAAATCGTGTAAAGTGCACGCTGGAAAAGAGATCGGATATTaacaaaatcacataaaaaaactCGGAAATTAAATACTACTTTgatgatggcggcggcggcgactatAGCGAgagttgctttatttattttagttagttattattactattattattgtttttttttttttttttttttagcagcgTTACCTACGAAAGTCCAAATTGACGAAATTTCAGCTTTGCAAATGCAATCTTTAATCAAAACAGTATTGTATACAAATGAATTATTTGTAAGGCTTGGGTTACGTGAGTGTGGTTCATAATAGCTTAGAAGAAAACTTGCGTAGCAGTAGTGATGGCTAACTTGGGTATAGTGAAGAATATTAACATTGGTATGGAGGAAAGGTCACTGCAGGACTTAATTCTTGTCTATATGCACATGTAAAGCTGCCGGTGAGGTTAGGACATGATAGGGGCCAGCGTGGTAGTTATACTGGTGCATATAACCTGCTTACTAGTGTTTGTTGTCTGAGATCTAGAGCAAGTTTTGATCATGTTGACATTTAGTGTAATAGATTAAGGTTTATCTTATTAAGTATGTGATAAAATATATAATGCATATAAATATACCCCATTGTGTAAATAAACAttcgttattatttattattattaaaggtTTACTGAGTATCAGTGCAAGATGTAAACATTCGTTGATGCTAAAAACTTAGTGatttcataaaacacacaaatgcatTACTTCCAGGAACTTGAAATCATTTATCCATTAGattgtgaaaaaatataattaatgggAAACTAATTGCTGTGAGAACCGTCAGCTCTACGTGTGGCTGTCTCTATATGATGCATAAGGTTATCGCCATTCATTGATTGTTCTGGgagaatttcttttttctgtgaAAATTTTCATGCAGTGATACTTGCGAAGATGACTATTGGTTAGGGAACCAGTAGAATGAATCTTAAGGATTGAGAAAATATTTGATTTGCTAACATTGACTTGAAGTTATAGTGTAAATGAGACGAAAGTTAGATATCAGTAGCGTAGTAAATCAGTGATCAGCCTGGGTGTTCAGCCCTAAACAGTGTGGGTGTTGTGTTGATGTAGTCGGGTATCGCTTCTCGGCCTTTTGGCTAAGATCAAAGTGTAGTATCTGTTCTTATCAGCTTAATATCTGATACGATCCCCATGTGGGATCTACGATATTAATCTGATTTTTGGATTATGGCGAAGTGCTAGGGGCTTGCTCCACCTTTGCCGCGGATCGGCCCGGTATTGCAGTACTTCCGGGATCGGTCCACTCCCCCCGGGGAGAATGAACATCTCATCTTAAATTAAATGCCTGTAAATGTGTGGCATTCGTAGTGCTTAatttacacactcacactcgaTATGCGGCGTGCGTGATAGTTACATAGTACACTCCATTCATCCACtcagagaaaaaatgataaactaaagaaataatcTCATTTGCTGCAGTTATTGTATCCAGTTCCACCAACCCTTCACCTTACCATCCTTTTCATCATAGTGAAGAAAAGCAAGTTAAAGGTAGTCAGTTGGTGTTAGGTTAGTGTAAACAGTCACTGCTAGACGTGTTGGGTTTGTATAGACTCCAGGGTTGCTATCGTTGCCCCACCGGAGACTGCTTAATACTTAATTGTCGTGAAGACCTGTATTTTAAAACGGAAGCTGTGTTCGAGATTAATGATATGATAACTGAAATTAACAACTCTGTGTTGGCTGTTTTGTATAACTGAAAAGTATGATTGTGGTGTTACAATCATAATAACTTATAAATCAATACATGTGTTCATGATACGGTGAATAAGTAAAAGATAACTATCAGAACTTAGCGTTTTGGCATCCTCATGACGAAACATCTGAAGAATGCAGGTTTTGCGAAATATTCACATAAATAGAAGATTACACTAGTAGGTGTTGCTGAACACTACTTACTGTAGAGGTCTGTGTGGAAGAAGGGCATCCCGACAAACTATATATTTGCTACTAGAGATTTGTATACTGCAAAATGGTAAACAATTGCGTGGTTCTTTATAAGTATTctaatattattatattaaaagTGTTGAATATGAAGTATTATGAGTGGTATCATAGAGAAAGCATGCATTAAATATGAACCTGCCATTCTTACTTTGACATACTGCTTGCGCCGGTGTTAAGGTCTAAGGGTATAGTTCCAGAGTTTAGGCAATGATAGTAACTCTGGTTTCCCTTCAAAACGCATAAATCTTTCGCCTTTTACTAAAGATTTCCGTGGAGGGGAACAACTCAATGAGTCTGAAGAAATTTTTATTGACCCACTTAGTGGGTTTCATAATGAAATACATATACGACGGCAttggtgaggtgatggtgatgttggtgtcCTCGCTCAGAAGTTATTATTGCACTGCACTGTGGCTGCACACCACTAATGGTTTGATGTCTTGCCTACATGACAGGGCAGCTCATTGCTCGGTTCTggtccttatatatatatatatatatatatatatatatatatatatatatatatatatatatatatatatatatatatatatatatatatatataatgtacttATGCGTATATTTGTACAGTTCCTGAACATTCACTGCCATTCTGTGTCCCTTTCCTCCATGAGAGGAGGGCCGGTGGAGACTTGTTTCCATTGGCGGGTCTGTAGCACGCTGTTGTGTAATTATGTGATATAAAGTTGAATTCAATTCAGTTCAGTTCTGTTGTGAAAGCATATTACTATCTTTATTTCACAATGTAATGGTGGTAAAA containing:
- the LOC123499807 gene encoding quinone oxidoreductase-like yields the protein MLRSSMAAVMRAIVVREFGGVKKMKVEADMPAPSVQDHEVLIKIHASGINPVDTYIREGMYASLPELPYVPGKDGAGVVEALGTKVTKFKLGDRVFCSINTRSGTLASLTSAHETRVFPLGENLSFEEGASIGIPYFTACRALILKAKAKKGERLLVHGASGGVGLAAVQMGRELGLHVVGTAGTDEGISLVKATGAHEVFNHRDPQYLKNLGAEKFDIILEMLANVNLDKDLTLMNPRGRTIVVGSRGTTQINPRNLMLSESSVTGVALGTSTEEEWAELAAHVVAGTEAGWVKPAVYKVYSLEEASQAHHDIIHSKGAQGNLVVKVTE